In Oryza sativa Japonica Group chromosome 3, ASM3414082v1, one DNA window encodes the following:
- the LOC4332216 gene encoding cell cycle checkpoint protein RAD17 isoform X1, producing MGKRPPVVVLSSSSDEDEGGGRRAATRGPSARRARTPATAPAPAHAASGPRKKPRRVSSAERGRRRATGAAPSGSLKAEFDMLSEDFSECLNDLGMPGSICQTEELWVDKYKPHSLAELSVHKKKVEDVKKWLDEKLRAPKGTFGGWTLVLTGQAGVGKSATIKAIAAELGVEICEWTAPVPTLWTEHLHANSGLGYISKLEEFENFVEKIRKYSLLSPTNFGSQRKHTIILIDDIPVTSGKVSFARLGKCLTGLIQSTQVPTVISLTQYHKSENNDTAMWNSEDLESLLQSAGAHKISFNPVTVNSIKKILVRICKQEGSDLTDDLVHQIATSSGGDIRHAIMSLQYYCLNPRRLNSALARTAILPGLKSGGSLVPGQDSYGCSSVIPTACGRDETLTLFHALGKFLHNKRETYSEVDVAVDVDSFPMKEKLRRNPLKMDIPEKVLSQAHGKVRTVADFLHENVLDFIDNDAIDDAWSVASYLSEADCLLAGSPISSTRWMVNESYEAENMTQLIAASVAARGILFGNAHVSSSRWHTIRSPRVWQIEQSFRSRKDLILRERYDCSSTSGSRNFSDVVTEFKPFERWISPHNDMPRSNSFNHNIEASSSEEDEDEIEDW from the exons ATGGGGAAGCGGCCGCCGGTCGTcgtcctctcctcttcttccgaCGAGGATGAAGGCGGGGGCCGCCGCGCTGCCACCCGCGGCCCGTCGGCGCGGAGGGCAAGGACTCCTGCGacggcgcccgcgccggcgcATGCAGCGAGCGGCCCGAGGAAGAAGCCGCGGCGCGTGAGTAGCGCGGAGAGGGGCCGCCGTCGCGCTACGGGCGCCGCACCGTCCGGCTCCCTGAAG GCTGAATTTGACATGCTTTCTGAAGATTTTTCCGAATGTCTAAATGACTTGGGCATGCCAG GATCTATATGTCAAACAGAAGAGCTTTGGGTTGACAAGTACAAACCACACTCGTTGGCTGAGCTTTCTGTTCACAAAAAAAAG GTCGAAGATGTAAAGAAATGGTTGGACGAAAAGCTGAGGGCACCAAAG GGAACATTTGGAGGATGGACTCTTGTCCTTACTGGCCAAGCTGGCGTCGGAAAATCT GCAACTATCAAAGCAATTGCTGCTGAGCTTGGAGTTGAGATATGTGAGTGGACAGCCCCAGTACCGACACTATGGACAGAACATTTGCATGCTAACTCAG GACTTGGGTATATATCCAAGCTGGAAGAATTTGAAAACTTTGTCGAGAAGATACGGAAATATTCGTTGCTTTCTCCAACCAACTTTGGATCGCAAAGAAAGCATACTATCATCCTGATTGATGACATCCCTGTAACAAGTGGAAAAGTTTCTTTTGCAAGATTAGGAAAATGTTTAACAGGTCTAATTCAAAGTACTCAAGTACCGACTGTAATTTCACTTACCCAATATCATAAAAGTGAGAATAACGATACTGCAATGTGGAACTCTGAGGACCTTGAGTCCTTACTTCAAAGTGCTGGTGCTCATAAG ATTTCTTTCAATCCAGTAACCGTAAATTCTATCAAGAAAATTCTTGTTAGAATATGCAAACAAGAAGGCTCTGACTTAACTGACGATTTGGTGCATCAAATAGCTACATCCAGCGGAGGTGATATCAGACATGCAATAATGTCTCTGCAGTACTACTGCCTAAATCCAAGAAGGCTAAATTCTGCATTGGCAAGAACTGCCATTCTGCCTGGTTTAAAGAGCGGTGGCTCTCTAGTTCCAGGGCAAGACAGTTATGGTTGCAGCTCTGTAATACCTACTGCATGTGGAAGAGATGAGACACTTACATTATTCCATGCACTGGGGAAATTTTTGCACAATAAAAGAGAAACATATAGTGAAGTCGATGTCG CTGTAGATGTGGATTCGTTTCCTATGAAAGAAAAACTAAGAAGAAATCCACTCAAAATGGATATTCCAGAAAAGGTTCTGTCTCAAGCGCATGGAAAAGTGCGGACAGTTGCTGACTTTCTGCATGAAAATG TTCTTGATTTCATTGACAATGATGCTATTGATGATGCATGGAGTGTGGCGTCATATTTGAGTGAGGCAGATTGCCTTCTTGCTGGTAGTCCAATTTCGTCAACCCGTTGGATGGTAAATGAATCGTATGAAGCGGAAAACATGACACAACTTATTGCTGCTTCCGTTGCAGCACGAGGAATTCTTTTCGGAAATGCACATGTGTCATCATCAAG GTGGCATACAATCCGTAGCCCAAGAGTTTGGCAGATTGAACAGTCATTTCGATCCAGAAAG GATCTGATTCTTAGAGAAAGATACGATTGTTCAAGTACATCTGGTTCTCGCAATTTCTCTGATGTAGTCACAGAATTCAAACCATTTGAGAGATGGATTAGTCCTCATAATGATATGCCTAGAAGTAACTCCTTCAACCACAATATAGAAGCAAGCAGttctgaagaagatgaagatgagataGAAGATTGGTGA
- the LOC4332216 gene encoding cell cycle checkpoint protein RAD17 isoform X3 has product MLTDVLSPYLLKAEFDMLSEDFSECLNDLGMPGSICQTEELWVDKYKPHSLAELSVHKKKVEDVKKWLDEKLRAPKGTFGGWTLVLTGQAGVGKSATIKAIAAELGVEICEWTAPVPTLWTEHLHANSGLGYISKLEEFENFVEKIRKYSLLSPTNFGSQRKHTIILIDDIPVTSGKVSFARLGKCLTGLIQSTQVPTVISLTQYHKSENNDTAMWNSEDLESLLQSAGAHKISFNPVTVNSIKKILVRICKQEGSDLTDDLVHQIATSSGGDIRHAIMSLQYYCLNPRRLNSALARTAILPGLKSGGSLVPGQDSYGCSSVIPTACGRDETLTLFHALGKFLHNKRETYSEVDVAVDVDSFPMKEKLRRNPLKMDIPEKVLSQAHGKVRTVADFLHENVLDFIDNDAIDDAWSVASYLSEADCLLAGSPISSTRWMVNESYEAENMTQLIAASVAARGILFGNAHVSSSRWHTIRSPRVWQIEQSFRSRKDLILRERYDCSSTSGSRNFSDVVTEFKPFERWISPHNDMPRSNSFNHNIEASSSEEDEDEIEDW; this is encoded by the exons ATGCTTACTGATGTTTTATCTCCTTACCTTTTAAAGGCTGAATTTGACATGCTTTCTGAAGATTTTTCCGAATGTCTAAATGACTTGGGCATGCCAG GATCTATATGTCAAACAGAAGAGCTTTGGGTTGACAAGTACAAACCACACTCGTTGGCTGAGCTTTCTGTTCACAAAAAAAAG GTCGAAGATGTAAAGAAATGGTTGGACGAAAAGCTGAGGGCACCAAAG GGAACATTTGGAGGATGGACTCTTGTCCTTACTGGCCAAGCTGGCGTCGGAAAATCT GCAACTATCAAAGCAATTGCTGCTGAGCTTGGAGTTGAGATATGTGAGTGGACAGCCCCAGTACCGACACTATGGACAGAACATTTGCATGCTAACTCAG GACTTGGGTATATATCCAAGCTGGAAGAATTTGAAAACTTTGTCGAGAAGATACGGAAATATTCGTTGCTTTCTCCAACCAACTTTGGATCGCAAAGAAAGCATACTATCATCCTGATTGATGACATCCCTGTAACAAGTGGAAAAGTTTCTTTTGCAAGATTAGGAAAATGTTTAACAGGTCTAATTCAAAGTACTCAAGTACCGACTGTAATTTCACTTACCCAATATCATAAAAGTGAGAATAACGATACTGCAATGTGGAACTCTGAGGACCTTGAGTCCTTACTTCAAAGTGCTGGTGCTCATAAG ATTTCTTTCAATCCAGTAACCGTAAATTCTATCAAGAAAATTCTTGTTAGAATATGCAAACAAGAAGGCTCTGACTTAACTGACGATTTGGTGCATCAAATAGCTACATCCAGCGGAGGTGATATCAGACATGCAATAATGTCTCTGCAGTACTACTGCCTAAATCCAAGAAGGCTAAATTCTGCATTGGCAAGAACTGCCATTCTGCCTGGTTTAAAGAGCGGTGGCTCTCTAGTTCCAGGGCAAGACAGTTATGGTTGCAGCTCTGTAATACCTACTGCATGTGGAAGAGATGAGACACTTACATTATTCCATGCACTGGGGAAATTTTTGCACAATAAAAGAGAAACATATAGTGAAGTCGATGTCG CTGTAGATGTGGATTCGTTTCCTATGAAAGAAAAACTAAGAAGAAATCCACTCAAAATGGATATTCCAGAAAAGGTTCTGTCTCAAGCGCATGGAAAAGTGCGGACAGTTGCTGACTTTCTGCATGAAAATG TTCTTGATTTCATTGACAATGATGCTATTGATGATGCATGGAGTGTGGCGTCATATTTGAGTGAGGCAGATTGCCTTCTTGCTGGTAGTCCAATTTCGTCAACCCGTTGGATGGTAAATGAATCGTATGAAGCGGAAAACATGACACAACTTATTGCTGCTTCCGTTGCAGCACGAGGAATTCTTTTCGGAAATGCACATGTGTCATCATCAAG GTGGCATACAATCCGTAGCCCAAGAGTTTGGCAGATTGAACAGTCATTTCGATCCAGAAAG GATCTGATTCTTAGAGAAAGATACGATTGTTCAAGTACATCTGGTTCTCGCAATTTCTCTGATGTAGTCACAGAATTCAAACCATTTGAGAGATGGATTAGTCCTCATAATGATATGCCTAGAAGTAACTCCTTCAACCACAATATAGAAGCAAGCAGttctgaagaagatgaagatgagataGAAGATTGGTGA
- the LOC4332216 gene encoding cell cycle checkpoint protein RAD17 isoform X2, which yields MTWACQAGSICQTEELWVDKYKPHSLAELSVHKKKVEDVKKWLDEKLRAPKGTFGGWTLVLTGQAGVGKSATIKAIAAELGVEICEWTAPVPTLWTEHLHANSGLGYISKLEEFENFVEKIRKYSLLSPTNFGSQRKHTIILIDDIPVTSGKVSFARLGKCLTGLIQSTQVPTVISLTQYHKSENNDTAMWNSEDLESLLQSAGAHKISFNPVTVNSIKKILVRICKQEGSDLTDDLVHQIATSSGGDIRHAIMSLQYYCLNPRRLNSALARTAILPGLKSGGSLVPGQDSYGCSSVIPTACGRDETLTLFHALGKFLHNKRETYSEVDVAVDVDSFPMKEKLRRNPLKMDIPEKVLSQAHGKVRTVADFLHENVLDFIDNDAIDDAWSVASYLSEADCLLAGSPISSTRWMVNESYEAENMTQLIAASVAARGILFGNAHVSSSRWHTIRSPRVWQIEQSFRSRKDLILRERYDCSSTSGSRNFSDVVTEFKPFERWISPHNDMPRSNSFNHNIEASSSEEDEDEIEDW from the exons ATGACTTGGGCATGCCAG GCAGGATCTATATGTCAAACAGAAGAGCTTTGGGTTGACAAGTACAAACCACACTCGTTGGCTGAGCTTTCTGTTCACAAAAAAAAG GTCGAAGATGTAAAGAAATGGTTGGACGAAAAGCTGAGGGCACCAAAG GGAACATTTGGAGGATGGACTCTTGTCCTTACTGGCCAAGCTGGCGTCGGAAAATCT GCAACTATCAAAGCAATTGCTGCTGAGCTTGGAGTTGAGATATGTGAGTGGACAGCCCCAGTACCGACACTATGGACAGAACATTTGCATGCTAACTCAG GACTTGGGTATATATCCAAGCTGGAAGAATTTGAAAACTTTGTCGAGAAGATACGGAAATATTCGTTGCTTTCTCCAACCAACTTTGGATCGCAAAGAAAGCATACTATCATCCTGATTGATGACATCCCTGTAACAAGTGGAAAAGTTTCTTTTGCAAGATTAGGAAAATGTTTAACAGGTCTAATTCAAAGTACTCAAGTACCGACTGTAATTTCACTTACCCAATATCATAAAAGTGAGAATAACGATACTGCAATGTGGAACTCTGAGGACCTTGAGTCCTTACTTCAAAGTGCTGGTGCTCATAAG ATTTCTTTCAATCCAGTAACCGTAAATTCTATCAAGAAAATTCTTGTTAGAATATGCAAACAAGAAGGCTCTGACTTAACTGACGATTTGGTGCATCAAATAGCTACATCCAGCGGAGGTGATATCAGACATGCAATAATGTCTCTGCAGTACTACTGCCTAAATCCAAGAAGGCTAAATTCTGCATTGGCAAGAACTGCCATTCTGCCTGGTTTAAAGAGCGGTGGCTCTCTAGTTCCAGGGCAAGACAGTTATGGTTGCAGCTCTGTAATACCTACTGCATGTGGAAGAGATGAGACACTTACATTATTCCATGCACTGGGGAAATTTTTGCACAATAAAAGAGAAACATATAGTGAAGTCGATGTCG CTGTAGATGTGGATTCGTTTCCTATGAAAGAAAAACTAAGAAGAAATCCACTCAAAATGGATATTCCAGAAAAGGTTCTGTCTCAAGCGCATGGAAAAGTGCGGACAGTTGCTGACTTTCTGCATGAAAATG TTCTTGATTTCATTGACAATGATGCTATTGATGATGCATGGAGTGTGGCGTCATATTTGAGTGAGGCAGATTGCCTTCTTGCTGGTAGTCCAATTTCGTCAACCCGTTGGATGGTAAATGAATCGTATGAAGCGGAAAACATGACACAACTTATTGCTGCTTCCGTTGCAGCACGAGGAATTCTTTTCGGAAATGCACATGTGTCATCATCAAG GTGGCATACAATCCGTAGCCCAAGAGTTTGGCAGATTGAACAGTCATTTCGATCCAGAAAG GATCTGATTCTTAGAGAAAGATACGATTGTTCAAGTACATCTGGTTCTCGCAATTTCTCTGATGTAGTCACAGAATTCAAACCATTTGAGAGATGGATTAGTCCTCATAATGATATGCCTAGAAGTAACTCCTTCAACCACAATATAGAAGCAAGCAGttctgaagaagatgaagatgagataGAAGATTGGTGA
- the LOC4332217 gene encoding small GTPase LIP1: MFWKDSGGRSSGGGGGLEQNGVGPFGQVRVLVVGDSGVGKSSLVHLILKGSAIARPAQTVGCAVGVKHITYGSAGGSSNNIISDVQRNFFVELWDVSGHERYRTCRSIFYTQINGVIFVYDLSQRKTKTNLNKWAVEVAETGTFSAPLGSGGPGGLPVPYLVIANKVDLVPRDGSRVSSGSLVDFARQWVEKQGLLPSSEELPLTDSFPGNSGLLSAAKEARYDKEAVIKFFRMLIRRRFFSNEPAAPSPWSLTPREDSILPVETLKDEVDSFQRKSGEDFMYKGVNPLPAQRNLASPPDLSPQQPVFSLDNYRYHRYSSPSLPDVSSSRTSREDIDV, encoded by the exons ATGTTTTGGAAGGACAGCGGCGgacggagcagcggcggcggcggcgggctggagCAGAACGGCGTGGGCCCCTTCGGCCAAGTgcgcgtcctcgtcgtcggcgattCAG GTGTTGGGAAATCCTCTTTGGTGCATCTCATTTTAAAGGGTTCTGCTATTGCTCGACCTGCCCAGACAGTAGGATGTGCGGTTGGCGTTAAA CATATTACTTATGGAAGTGCAGGCGGTTCTTCTAATAACATCATCAGCGACGTTCAAAGGAACTTCTTTGTTGAGCTTTGGGATGTTTCAGGACATGAACGCTACAGAACATGCCGTTCAATTTTCTATACACAAATTAATG GTGTCATATTTGTTTATGACCTCTCTCAGAGGAAGACCAaaacaaatttgaataaatGGGCAGTTGAAGTTGCTGAAACTGGCACCTTTTCTGCTCCACTCGGATCTGGTGGACCAGGTGGGCTTCCAGTGCCTTACCTTGTAATTGCTAATAAAGTGGATCTTGTTCCGAGAGATGGTTCTAGAGTTAGCAGTGGAAGTCTTGTTGATTTTGCTCGTCAGTGGGTTGAGAAACAGGGCCTGCTTCCTAGTAGTGAAGAACTTCCACTCACAGATAGCTTTCCTGGGAACTCTGGTCTCCTCTCG GCTGCCAAAGAAGCAAGATATGACAAAGAAGCCGTGATCAAGTTTTTCCGCATG TTGATTAGGAGAAGATTTTTCTCAAATGAGCCTGCTGCCCCGAGTCCCTGGTCTCTCACTCCGAGAGAAGATAGCATCCTTCCTGTAGAGACTCTCAAAGACGAAGTTGATAGCTTTCAAAGGAAAAG CGGCGAGGACTTCATGTACAAGGGAGTAAACCCGCTGCCTGCACAGAGGAACCTCGCATCGCCACCAGATCTCAGTCCACAGCAACCGGTGTTCTCTTTAGATAACTACAGATATCACAGATACTCCTCGCCGTCGCTTCCTGATGTGAGCAGCAGTAGAACAAGCCGAGAGGATATCGATGTATAG
- the LOC4332218 gene encoding predicted GPI-anchored protein 58 has product MDNVLLDRRSSGSFEFPRRGGGFRPGHLGGGATPAMAPRQQYKGGAWSHASLPALPYARPPLYSSPSLPLLPSNQPPLLPLPPAATKYATFPYPPPPQQPPRSGRASTPSTRQRDRRRKPSRPPPSTETTKGGTQKKKPLERATPLPPAPAVAEALDDLEQEVARNFVQDLLHVLAPPPSSLPLPRFVITSSSSSPAAGNKVVPPPPPAPSCNAEAAAADSLRRVLRL; this is encoded by the coding sequence ATGGACAACGTTCTTCTGGATCGCCGGTCTTCCGGGAGCTTCGAGTTcccgaggagaggcggcggattCCGGCCGGggcacctcggcggcggcgcgacgccggcGATGGCGCCACGCCAGCAATACAAAGGTGGCGCGTGGAGCCATGCATCACTACCCGCGCTCCCGTACGCGAGGCCTCCGCTGTACTCGTCGCCGTCTCTGCCTCTCCTGCCGTCCAACCAGCCACCTCTCCTGCCGCTCCCACCCGCCGCCACCAAGTACGCCACTTTCCCGtacccgcctccgccgcagcagccgccgcgcAGCGGCAGAGCTAGTACTCCGTCGACGCGCCAgagggacaggaggaggaagccgtcgaggccgccgccgtcgacggagACGACGAAGGGAGGAACACAGAAGAAGAAGCCGCTGGAGCGGGcaacgccgctgccgccggcgccggcggtggcggaggcccTGGACGACCTGGAGCAGGAGGTGGCCCGCAACTTCGTCCAGGACCTGCTGCAcgtgctcgcgccgccgccgagcagccTGCCGCTGCCCAGGTTCGTGatcacgtcgtcgtcgtcgtcccccgccgccggcaacaaggtggtgccgcctccgccgcccgccccgtcATGCAACGccgaggcggccgccgccgacagcctccgccgcgtcctccgcctctag